The Pochonia chlamydosporia 170 chromosome 1, whole genome shotgun sequence genome window below encodes:
- a CDS encoding C2H2 finger domain-containing protein (similar to Cordyceps militaris CM01 XP_006674731.1), whose protein sequence is MASSSVEAPGSLRSQGSEPRSTQSSAASQQPLSQAADPFNLSLGQDETSSPVEHIETPAGSNATLSHYQSSDFSDLEDDPFFGADFNNIDPATPSFLDEATWDQTDFSVDNLPITESHHESADGSSYPLTPTHTASIHTTSPRSDRKDLGTTITSGTIPNSISPQQLQRPLKPSVLVDSSTITPSHSSSNRTSEDGLAPALVTMHPQSPRVTVSVWDKDDDAPIHTIERTLEDSPRTVRGGIHSAGDLITTARDQDLMSGHRDSLDRWDQEQAASRRAGLDPRNRPSDEIPSINQIASQRKTDERNQDVGRWLSDNLDDVSAPLEKSAEEIQAIDHMRSDDNEIPFGRLTENRLVPGVPYIGGPGGEMSDADREILLSSRGFGDSPTLHEIQMGDHGRYQPESSQAAMARFERLCRDNDSIISRSATWGTRRRSFPSVIDVEGVTSGNFLKKLSISRGSGEKTSRPGNFLRDLRGLVRRTSTNQLRKRSRSRSRGRSGSQADAPYEEEAGQQIKRESTPHLSPPLGSTGSGKKPTPSINTTLASMGQNFASMWTGHARSGSISGPSPIASPRASLGSLSVKNSLRRPRSKSEIPKPTGSAAAMESTSSLVDMWRKSGGPPVAPVSRVNQAHAADDDDDDDEDDLYEDNDMRANPNIIDDITPNFAGFQQHVMTLNPGLEDAYGYLVDRIAHQQIIRYKHLLNAKVKHLGLGANCPCGSLCMALGGSANILDQKGDPKGLDPLSAGIEDDEGMPTEGAIIQDSFPQDIPMPPTQYLPAEFECQLCYQRKKFQKPSDWTKHVHEDVQPFTCTWDKCRDPKIFKRKADWVRHENEGHRHLEWWTCDVDDCRHTCYRRDNFLQHLVREHKFLEPKVKTKAAMKRAGGMDATWQKVEQCHIETTARPQDEPCRFCGKTFPTWKKLTVHLAKHMEQISLPVLRLVAAKAKELAADTIISPVQDPPPRQTIPLPMNQTTPSVQFPGAQHMQQHPGQQQLRNNYNHQTLGYQSPSSFMYPVMPPGQFQQQLYPQQFDNIGQSLQSNMGVGQMNQGYDTNQRLQSMQGNQAGDYLPSNNNFMAMSDNDVEPFPQLGMNALGLQNVGDVQMGGQLGGQIGFDPMMDPSSVNGSPFSGHESLSTYSHSPHLNASTNNQEQPQHNQQGQQQQWDERRLFL, encoded by the coding sequence ATGGCTTCAAGCTCTGTTGAGGCGCCTGGATCTTTGCGAAGTCAAGGCTCTGAACCCCGCAGTACTCAATCTTCAGCTGCCAGCCAACAACCTTTGTCTCAAGCAGCAGATCCCTTCAATTTGTCGCTCGGCCAAGACGAAACCTCATCTCCTGTCGAGCATATCGAGACTCCTGCTGGTTCGAATGCGACTCTGAGCCACTATCAATCTAGTGACTTTAGCGATCTCGAAGACGACCCATTCTTTGGTGCCGACTTCAACAATATAGACCCCGCGACGCCATCCTTTCTGGATGAGGCCACATGGGACCAGACTGACTTCTCTGTGGATAACCTCCCAATAACTGAATCACACCATGAATCGGCAGATGGCTCGTCTTACCCTTTGACGCCTACACATACCGCCTCTATTCACACAACGTCACCGAGAAGTGATCGCAAGGACCTCGGTACAACTATCACTTCCGGAACAATCCCGAATTCAATCTCGCCGCAACAACTTCAGCGGCCCTTAAAGCCTAGTGTCCTTGTTGACTCATCCACAATTACTCCTAGCCACAGTAGTAGTAATAGGACGAGCGAGGACGGCCTTGCGCCCGCGCTCGTGACCATGCATCCCCAGAGCCCAAGAGTGACTGTTTCGGTCTGGGACAAGGACGATGATGCTCCTATCCACACTATTGAGCGTACCCTGGAAGACAGCCCTAGAACGGTTCGTGGAGGCATTCACTCTGCGGGCGACCTGATCACTACCGCCCGTGACCAAGATTTGATGTCTGGACACCGGGATTCTTTGGATCGCTGGGACCAGGAGCAGGCGGCGTCAAGACGAGCAGGGCTTGATCCTAGAAATCGCCCGTCTGATGAAATACCTAGTATCAACCAAATTGCTTCTCAAAGGAAAACTGACGAACGAAATCAAGATGTCGGGCGATGGTTGTCTGATAATCTTGATGATGTATCTGCTCCGTTGGAGAAATCTGCCGAGGAGATACAAGCCATAGATCACATGAGGTCTGACGACAATGAAATTCCTTTCGGACGGCTTACCGAGAATCGTTTGGTGCCTGGGGTGCCCTATATCGGTGGCCCTGGAGGCGAGATGTCTGATGCTGATCGGGAAATCCTTTTGTCGTCTCGAGGCTTTGGAGACTCTCCTACGCTTCATGAAATTCAAATGGGCGATCACGGAAGATACCAACCAGAATCCTCACAggccgccatggcaagaTTTGAGAGGCTGTGTCGCGACAATGATTCCATCATTTCGAGGTCCGCGACCTGGGGCACTCGTCGACGAAGTTTCCCAAGCGTAATTGATGTCGAAGGTGTAACCAGCGGAAACTTTCTGAAAAAGCTGTCTATCAGCCGTGGTAGCGGAGAGAAGACTAGCCGGCCTGGCAATTTCCTCCGGGATCTTCGGGGCCTGGTAAGACGCACCAGCACGAACCAATTGCGAAAACGATCAAGAAGTCGCTCTCGCGGTCgctctggcagccaagcAGACGCACCATACGAAGAGGAAGCCGGACAACAGATTAAACGGGAAAGCACACCACACTTGTCACCGCCATTGGGGTCGACGGGAAGTGGCAAGAAACCAACACCTAGCATTAACACAACACTGGCATCCATGGGCCAAAATTTTGCGTCCATGTGGACCGGCCATGCTCGAAGCGGCTCTATTAGCGGACCATCTCCGATTGCCTCCCCTAGGGCGTCTCTTGGTAGTTTGAGCGTAAAGAATTCGCTCCGAAGACCACGGAGTAAATCTGAAATCCCCAAGCCTACCGGAAGTGCAGCTGCCATGGAAAGTACGTCTAGCCTTGTTGATATGTGGCGCAAGTCTGGTGGCCCTCCAGTAGCTCCTGTTAGTAGAGTTAACCAAGCTCACGCTgctgacgacgacgatgacgacgacgaggatgatcTCTACGAGGATAACGATATGAGAGCGAACCCGAATATCATTGATGATATTACGCCGAACTTTGCTGGCTTCCAGCAACATGTCATGACCCTGAACCCAGGGCTGGAAGATGCTTACGGGTACTTGGTTGACCGTATCGCTCATCAACAAATTATCAGATACAAGCATTTACTCAacgccaaagtcaagcacCTCGGATTGGGCGCCAACTGTCCCTGTGGCTCGCTGTGCATGGCACTTGGCGGGTCTGCAAACATTCTTGATCAAAAAGGCGATCCAAAAGGGTTAGATCCTCTGTCGGCTGGTATAGAGGATGACGAGGGCATGCCTACAGAGGGCGCGATCATCCAAGACAGCTTCCCGCAGGATATCCCCATGCCTCCGACTCAGTATCTACCAGCAGAGTTTGAGTGTCAGCTTTGCTATCAGAGGAAAAAGTTCCAGAAGCCATCCGACTGGACTAAGCACGTTCACGAGGATGTGCAACCATTTACCTGCACTTGGGACAAATGCCGAGATCCAAAAATCTTCAAGCGCAAAGCTGATTGGGTTCGACACGAAAATGAAGGTCATCGGCACCTAGAGTGGTGGACttgcgatgttgatgactgTCGGCATACCTGTTACCGCAGGGACAACTTCCTTCAGCATCTGGTGCGCGAACACAAGTTTTTGGAGCCCAAGGTAAAGACGAAGGCTGCAATGAAGCGTGCCGGAGGGATGGATGCGACGTGGCAAAAGGTTGAGCAGTGTCACATTGAGACTACGGCTCGACCTCAAGATGAACCATGCCGATTCTGTGGGAAAACTTTCCcaacatggaagaagctcacAGTCCACTTGGCGAAGCATATGGAGCAAATATCTCTTCCCGTATTGCGACTGGtggctgccaaagcaaaggaaTTGGCTGCCGATACCATCATCAGCCCAGTACAAGATCCCCCACCACGACAAACCATACCTCTGCCCATGAACCAAACTACACCTTCGGTACAGTTTCCTGGTGCACAGCATATGCAGCAGCACCCAGGACAACAGCAGCTTCGAAATAATTACAACCATCAAACTTTGGGTTATCAGTCGCCAAGCTCTTTCATGTATCCTGTCATGCCTCCTGGTCAatttcaacaacaactctATCCGCAGCAGTTTGACAATATTGGACAGAGTCTTCAGTCAAACATGGGTGTTGGGCAGATGAACCAGGGATATGATACCAACCAAAGGCTGCAAAGCATGCAGGGCAACCAAGCTGGAGATTACTTGCCATCGAACAATAACTTTATGGCCATGTCGGACAATGATGTAGAGCCATTCCCGCAACTAGGTATGAATGCTCTCGGACTACAAaatgttggagatgtgcaAATGGGAGGTCAACTTGGTGGCCAGATTGGTTTTGATCCAATGATGGATCCCTCCAGCGTGAATGGAAGCCCGTTTAGTGGTCACGAATCGCTGTCGACGTATTCCCACTCGCCGCACCTGAATGCTTCAACGAACAACCAAGAACAACCACAGCATAATCAACAagggcaacagcagcagTGGGACGAGCGCCGCCTTTTTCTCTAG
- a CDS encoding fungal Zn binuclear cluster domain-containing protein (similar to Metarhizium acridum CQMa 102 XP_007809388.1), with protein sequence MAHHLTEPSADQPLQPRKESYKTKMGSPERPKSPNALLKRSFSTPDTAQLQKQASDDSQHSSTGEKKRNKLGYHRTSIACSHCRRRKIRCIASPDVPNRCVNCIRLKKECSFYPVDQQPGTDTRPKAPSRQTGGPTASSASSSPAVGTGSPAGTPSAVMGSGINMTGSHGPNTDYFSSDASVSPNGIPASNQYTFSNQPTSGWVPTGSTNVSKPEDMAPVPWHAYPTESPMSGQFSPYTQTSTASVTWTSGTSEAGSHDEMAWGEFPTPMRSLSYSGESTGSHPQASFMPIAQPQPYERRQSNFSDVYPPFPTNMAGGNPIASNPPQMVTGAPFASGVNPWQSQQLLATQGSAADWQYGTTDGTQAMIMEDQRAAPGVTQAPSGIYYST encoded by the exons ATGGCACATCATCTCACGGAGCCTTCAGCAGATCAA CCTCTGCAGCCTCGAAAAGAAAGCTACAAGACAAAAATGGGTTCCCCAGAGCGACCCAAAAGCCCAAATGCGCTGCTGAAGAGATCCTTTAGCACCCCAGATACGGCACAATTACAGAAGCAGGCATCAGACGATTCTCAACATTCGTCTacgggcgagaagaagcgaaACAAGCTTGGATATCACAGAACCTCCATTGCCTGTA GCCACTGTCGGCGAAGAAAAATACGTTGCATTGCATCTCCTGATGTTCCCAATCGATGCGTGAACTGTATTCGATTGAAAAAAGAGTGCAGCTTTTATCCTGTTGATCAACAGCCGGGAACAGACACACGCCCCAAAGCCCCGTCGCGCCAAACAGGCGGCCcaactgcatcatctgcttcGTCCTCTCCAGCCGTTGGCACTGGCAGCCCAGCGGGCACTCCCTCGGCGGTGATGGGAAGCGGCATTAACATGACCGGCAGCCATGGTCCAAACACCGACTATTTCTCATCTGATGCTAGCG TCTCCCCCAATGGTATACCCGCCAGCAACCAATATACCTTCTCAAACCAGCCTACGTCAGGTTGGGTACCAACAGGCTCGACAAACGTTTCGAAACCCGAAGACATGGCACCAGTCCCATGGCACGCGTATCCAACGGAATCGCCCATGAGTGGCCAATTTTCTCCGTACACGCAGACATCCACTGCCTCAGTTACTTGGACATCTGGAACGTCCGAAGCTGGGTCGCACGATGAAATGGCATGGGGAGAGTTTCCAACGCCAATGAGATCGCTGTCATACAGCGGCGAAAGCACCGGCAGCCATCCGCAGGCATCATTCATGCCAATAGCCCAGCCGCAACCATACGAGCGTCGACAGTCCAACTTTTCGGACGTGTATCCCCCTTTTCCAACGAACATGGCTGGTGGAAACCCAATCGCGAGCAACCCACCACAGATGGTAACTGGTGCACCATTCGCATCAGGCGTAAACCCATGGCAGTCACAACAGCTTCTTGCGACTCAGGGTTCTGCTGCGGATTGGCAATATGGCACAACGGATGGAACTCAAGCAATGATAATGGAGGATCAAAGAGCAGCACCAGGGGTCACACAAGCTCCATCTGGTATATACTACTCCACCTGA
- a CDS encoding carboxylesterase-mitochondrial 37S ribosomal protein YmS2 (similar to Botrytis cinerea B05.10 XP_001561407.1) — MSDLQRAWAKQKLGLMPEPFMELDEEEEEEGQAGDQVPELPEHMDDDSSSASSVSSTGTIIPTPSQKLFARPQGVARGRTLEPIPWTTYFERELYMQTSEGQNLTFHAYLTSPVEKGPLFVLHHGAGSSALSFAVVSSEIRKRLPSAGILAIDCRGHGSTISPDGSELDLHLATLSADLFFMVQSTKEQMGWEQLPPVMLVGHSLGGAVVTDLAFTGKLGTSLLGYAVLDVVEGSAMDALQSMQTYLSTRPVGFASVETAIDWHIRSRTVRNSVSARTSVPALLRQDESVDSSRPWRWRTNLAATQPFWEDWFVGLSKKFLGAKGGKLLLLAGTDRLDTELTIGQMQGKYALQVFPEAGHFIHEDIPEQTAISLADFYRRNDRSALVLPPKVSDLLKQGKKV, encoded by the exons ATGAGCGATCTACAGCGAGCATGGGCTAAACAAAAGCTTGGTCTCATGCCGGAACCGTTTATGgagctggatgaggaggaggaagaagaaggccaggCTGGGGACCAAGTGCCCGAGCTGCCGGAACACATGGATGACGACTCCTCATCAGCTTCGTCGGTATCATCAACCGGTACTATCATTCCTACACCAAGCCAAAAATTATTTGCTCGTCCGCAAGG GGTCGCTCGGGGCAGAACACTCGAGCCAATACCATGGACGACGTACTTTGAGCGGGAGCTGTACATGCAGACCAGTGAAGGTCAAAACTTGACCTTCCACGCCTATCTCACGTCACCAGTTGAAAAAGGCCCTTTGTTCGTCTTGCATCATGGAGCCGGCTCGTCGGCACTTTCGTTCGCGGTGGTAAGTTCCGAAATTCGGAAGCGTCTTCCCTCAGCGGGCATACTTGCCATTGATTGCCGGGGACATGGATCTACAATCTCACCAGACGGCTCAGAGCTGGATCTTCACCTTGCAACTCTATCTGCGGACTTATTTTTCATGGTTCAATCGACCAAGGAGCAAATGGGATGGGAGCAATTGCCACCAGTGATGCTGGTCGGACACTCGTTGGGAGGTGCAGTTGTGACGGATTTGGCCTTTACCGGCAAGTTGGGAACCTCCCTACTCGGCTATGCTGTGCTTGATGTTGTGGAAGGGTCAGCCATGGACGCCTTGCAGAGTATGCAAACATATCTCTCAACGCGGCCCGTTGGTTTTGCAAGCGTTGAGACGGCCATTGACTGGCACATACGTTCACGCACTGTGCGAAACTCGGTATCAGCCAGAACATCGGTGCCTGCACTTTTAAGGCAGGATGAATCTGTGGATTCCTCAAGGCCGTGGAGATGGAGAACCAACCTGGCGGCTACCCAACCGTTCTGGGAAGACTGGTTCGTAGGACTGAGCAAAAAGTTCCTGGGTGCAAAGGGAGGAAAGCTGCTGTTGTTAGCGGGGACCGACCGCTTGGATACAGAGTTGACAATCGGTCAGATGCAAG GTAAATACGCGCTGCAAGTGTTTCCAGAAGCCGGCCACTTCATTCACGAGGATATTCCTGAGCAAACTGCTATTTCGTTGGCAGACTTTTACAGACGGAATGACAGGAGTGCGCTTGTGCTACCGCCCAAAGTATCGGATCTACTGAAACAGGGTAAAAAGGTATAA
- a CDS encoding CFEM domain-containing protein (similar to Metarhizium acridum CQMa 102 XP_007809390.1), which produces MKSSFVTLAVAVGFAAAQLPQLDKIPKCAYSCVSSYISGTNIAGCKPADIACVCKNKDFIGGISCCLQKDCGKDDIAATISFANQICAASGVDTPKQLVCSTGSGASGSTATKTDNSSTGTGAGATATEQTTNAPTGSGTAATTAASSTKTGGAAPAYGNAGGILGAALAIAAAL; this is translated from the exons ATGAAGTCCTCATTCGTCACCTTGGCCGTCGCCGTCGGCTTCGCTGCCGCACAGCTCCCCCAGCTCGATAAGATCCCCAAATGCGCC TACTCCTGCGTCTCGTCCTACATCTCCGGAACAAACATTGCCGGCTGCAAGCCCGCCGACATTGCCTGCGTCTGCAAGAACAAGGACTTTATCGGCGGCATTTCCTGCTGCCTCCAGAAGGACTGTGGCAAGGATGATATCGCAGCTACCATTAGCTTCGCTAATCAGATTTGCGCTGCCAGCGGTGTCGACACTCCCAAGCAGCTTGTTTGCAGCACCGGCTCGGGCGCCTCTGGATCTACCGCAACCAAGACCGACAACTCTAGCACCGGTACTGGCGCTGGTGCCACTGCTACCGAGCAGACTACGAATGCACCCACTGGCAGTGGAACTGCCGCCACGACTGCTGCTTCCTCGACCAAGACTGGCGGTGCGGCTCCTGCCTATGGCAATGCGGGTGGTATTCTTGGTGCTGCgttggccattgctgctgctctcTAA
- a CDS encoding Ribulose-phosphate 3-epimerase (similar to Metarhizium robertsii ARSEF 23 XP_007820321.1) gives MAPPAIIAPSILSADFAQLGQDCARTMEQGADWLHVDIMDGHFVPNITFGAPVVAKIRSHVDKPTVAHGRGTFDCHMMIAEPKKWVKEFKKAGCDLYCFHYEAAFSTAAESPEETSDKKTSPKELIRYIHDNGLLAGIAIKPDTSVDVLWDILDATDPKEKPDMVLVMTVHPGFGGQKFMASELPKVQALRAKYPELNIEVDGGLGPGTIDQAADAGANVIVAGSAVFGAKDPSEVISLLRKSVDSRAGRL, from the exons ATGGCACCACCGGCAATTATTGCGCCTTCAATTCTGTCCGCTGACTTTGCTCAGCTGGGCCAGGATTGTGCTCGTACCATGGAGCAAGGCGCCGACTGGCTGCACGTCGACATCAT GGATGGCCACTTTGTCCCCAACATTACCTTTGGAGCTCCCGTTGTTGCCAAGATTAGATCACATGTCGACAAACCGACCGTTGCTCATGGCAGAGGCACGTTTGACTGCCATATGATGATTGCAGAG CCCAAAAAATGGGTTAAAGAGTTCAAAAAGGCCGGTTGCGACTTGTACTGCTTCCACTACGAAGCGGCATTTTCGACTGCAGCCGAAAGCCCCGAGGAGACATCAGATAAAAAGACGAGCCCCAAAGAGCTTATTCGGTATATCCATGATAATGGACTGCTTGCTGGAATTGCCATCAAGCCAGATACATCCGTAGATGTACTATGGGATATCCTGGACGCCACTGATCCCAAAGAGAAGCCAGAC ATGGTTCTCGTCATGACGGTGCACCCCGGCTTCGGCGGCCAGAAGTTTATGGCGAGCGAACTTCCGAAAGTGCAAGCTCTGCGAGCGAAATATCCCGagttgaacattgaagtggACGGTGGACTAGGCCCTGGGACGATTGACCAGGCAGCTGATGCTGGTGCCAATGTTATTGTTGCTGGTAGTGCGGTTTTCGGCGCCAAGGATCCGTCGGAGGTTATTTCGTTGCTGCGAAAGTCGGTAGATTCGAGGGCCGGTAGACTGTGA
- a CDS encoding oxidoreductase (similar to Coccidioides immitis RS XP_001248618.1) codes for MKRKAESPNGQEASTKKSKPSLSSEEAQKRFRSGLFDKSALDSYTEEYATSAPYKHAVIHELVDDKLLRSVRDEVRNNVQFTPKETDIYKIHQSGDLANLDGLDDESLSKLPSLLALRDAIYSETFRDYVSGITGCGPLSGRKTDMAINVYTPGCFLLCHDDVIGSRRVSYILYLTDPDKPWKPEWGGALRLFPVQEIESKDGEVAKTPLPDCVKVIPPAWNQLSFFAVQPGESFHDVEEVYHAQTKEQLDEDNGRVRMAISGWFHIPQVGEDGYIEGEEEKNAKNSSLMQLQGNPAQYDAPQAKPVKVENLNSSGDEFEEADLEFLLKYIAPTYLTPDTLDQISEHFSENSSITLSDILSRKFAQRLKDYIEEQEKQSLPQDSETIEKSTPWQVSKPPHKHRYLYQRPSQPDQLRTSQEESPITELLDILLPSRQFRHWLQVATGLTIESHDLMARRFRRGGDYTLATGYQGEPRLEIGLGMTPTPGWGDEVEQKDKDKDSQVNGKGKGKAKASGEKSKKDEDDVGGVEVYMAGDDDEDEDEDAAVYKSSNDDDNILFFQAAAWNKMTVVLRDSGALKFVKYVSRRAKGDRWDISGTFDIQELEGDDEEEDGEQEEGNGEGGSGPAVDKSDDEDAFTAFAEPEESDSD; via the exons ATGAAACGAAAGGCAGAAAGCCCCaatggccaagaagccaGCACCAAAAAATCGAAACCTT CTCTCTCATCCGAGGAGGCGCAAAAAAGATTCCGAAGCGGCCTATTCGACAAGTCAGCCTTGGACTCTTACACCGAGGAATATGCCACCTCGGCACCATACAAGCACGCCGTGATCCATGAGCTGGTCGACGACAAGCTCCTGCGGTCTGTTCGAGACGAAGTCCGCAACAACGTGCAGTTCACGCCCAAGGAAACAGATATTTACAAGATTCACCAATCTGGAGAtttggccaacttggacGGCCTTGACGACGAGTCCCTGTCCAAGCTGCCGTCCTTGCTCGCCCTACGAGATGCGATTTACTCAGAGACGTTTAGAGATTATGTTTCGGGCATTACTGGCTGTGGTCCGCTGAGCGGGAGGAAGACTGACATGGCTATCAATGTCTACACCCCCGGCTGTTTCCTGCTCTGCCATGACGATGTAATTGGTAGCCGCAGAGTCAGCTATATCCTGTACTTGACAGATCCCGATAAGCCGTGGAAGCCGGAATGGGGTGGTGCTCTGCGCTTGTTCCCGGTCCAGGAGATTGAGAGCAAAGACGGGGAGGTGGCCAAGACACCGCTGCCGGACTGTGTCAAGGTGATTCCCCCGGCGTGGAACCAGCTTAGTTTCTTCGCCGTCCAGCCCGGCGAGAGTTTCCACGATGTCGAGGAGGTGTACCACGCCCAGACCAAGGAGCAGCTGGACGAGGACAATGGACGAGTGCGCATGGCCATCAGCGGCTGGTTCCATATCCCCCAGGTCGGAGAGGACGGGTACAtcgaaggcgaggaggaaaagaacGCCAAGAACAGCAGTCTGATGCAGCTGCAGGGCAATCCGGCGCAGTACGACGCACCCCAGGCCAAACCCGTCAAGGTCGAGAACCTCAACTCTAGCGgggatgagtttgaagagGCAGATTTGGAATTCCTCCTCAAGTACATCGCGCCCACGTACCTGACGCCTGATACGCTGGACCAAATTTCGGAACACTTCAGCGAGAACTCAAGCATCACACTCTCAGACATCTTGTCCCGGAAGTTTGCCCAGCGACTAAAGGACTACATTGAAGAGCAGGAGAAGCAATCCCTCCCACAAGACAGCGAGACTATTGAAAAGTCCACCCCCTGGCAGGTGTCCAAACCCCCTCACAAGCACCGCTACCTGTACCAAcggcccagccagccagaccagcTGCGCACATCCCAGGAAGAATCCCCCATCACCGAActcctcgacatcctcctccccagcagACAATTCAGGCACTGGCTCCAGGTCGCCACGGGATTAACCATTGAGAGCCACGACCTCATGGCGCGTCGTTTCCGCCGCGGCGGTGACTACACCCTCGCCACGGGATACCAGGGTGAACCTCGACTCGAGATTGGTCTGGGCATGACTCCCACTCCCGGCTGGGGAGACGAGGTCGAACagaaagacaaggacaaggacagcCAGGTAAATGGTAAAGGAAAGGGCAAGGCCAAAGCATCTGGAGAGAAGTCCAAaaaggatgaagacgatgtcGGCGGTGTAGAGGTCTACATGGCtggggatgacgatgaagatgaggatgaagatgccgCCGTTTACAAGTCGTCaaatgacgacgacaacaTCCTCTTTTTCCAGGCTGCGGCGTGGAATAAGATGACCGTTGTGCTGAGGGATAGCGGCGCGctcaagtttgtcaagtATGTGAGCAGGAGGGCCAAGGGAGATAGGTGGGATATCTCAGGTACTTTTGATATACAAGAGcttgagggtgatgatgaggaggaagatggtgagcaagaagaaggcaatgGCGAGGGTGGTTCTGGGCCTGCTGTAGATAAgtcagatgatgaagatgcgTTTACGGCATTCGCGGAGCCGGAGGAAAGCGATTCTGACTGA